From Pseudobdellovibrio exovorus JSS, a single genomic window includes:
- the rplL gene encoding 50S ribosomal protein L7/L12 — MSLTNEQLVEALSNKTVLEIAELVKTLEEKWGVSAAAPVMVAGAGAGAGAAAEEKTSFDVILADAGANKINVIKEVRAITGLGLAEAKALVEAGGKAVKEGATKEEAEKIKKALETAGAKVTVK, encoded by the coding sequence ATGTCATTAACAAACGAACAATTAGTTGAAGCGCTTTCGAACAAAACAGTTCTTGAAATCGCTGAATTAGTAAAAACATTAGAAGAAAAATGGGGCGTATCTGCTGCTGCACCTGTAATGGTTGCTGGTGCAGGCGCTGGTGCTGGTGCAGCTGCTGAAGAAAAAACATCTTTCGATGTTATCTTAGCAGACGCTGGTGCTAACAAAATCAACGTGATCAAAGAAGTACGTGCGATCACTGGTTTAGGTTTAGCTGAAGCAAAAGCTTTAGTTGAAGCTGGCGGAAAAGCAGTTAAAGAAGGCGCTACTAAAGAAGAAGCTGAAAAAATCAAAAAGGCTTTGGAAACAGCAGGCGCGAAAGTTACTGTTAAGTAA
- the rplK gene encoding 50S ribosomal protein L11, with protein sequence MAKKVTGMIKLQIPAGKANPAPPVGPALGQHGVNIMEFCKQFNAKTQALGDSIVPIIITVYQDRSFTFITKTPPVSSLIKKALKLESGSKQPQKDKVGKIKQDQIKTIATTKLPDLNCVKVESAMSQVAGTAKSMGIDVE encoded by the coding sequence ATGGCAAAAAAAGTTACAGGTATGATCAAATTGCAAATACCGGCAGGGAAAGCGAATCCAGCTCCACCCGTTGGACCGGCACTTGGACAGCATGGGGTAAACATTATGGAGTTCTGTAAGCAGTTCAACGCTAAAACACAAGCGTTGGGTGATAGCATCGTGCCTATCATCATCACTGTTTACCAAGACCGTTCGTTTACATTCATCACTAAGACGCCTCCGGTATCTTCTTTGATCAAAAAGGCATTGAAATTAGAGTCTGGTTCAAAACAGCCTCAAAAAGACAAAGTCGGAAAAATCAAACAGGACCAAATCAAAACTATCGCAACTACTAAGTTGCCTGATTTAAACTGCGTTAAAGTAGAATCAGCTATGTCTCAAGTAGCCGGCACGGCGAAGAGCATGGGTATTGACGTAGAGTAG
- the rplJ gene encoding 50S ribosomal protein L10 — translation MLKADKDADIKLISEKLAQAKGAFVVDFKGIKVEQVTNLRKKLHAVESEMKVVRNTLAKRAFKDHPKVEGAFDSTMVGTNAIVFAFNEVVGVAKTLADFAKDVEALKIKTGIMDGEALDQNKIKFLATLPGKDQLRAQFLCLLKEPSARLARVLNEYATKNGAPAAEAAPAPEA, via the coding sequence ATGTTAAAAGCTGATAAAGATGCAGACATTAAATTGATCTCTGAAAAATTAGCACAAGCTAAAGGGGCCTTTGTCGTAGACTTTAAGGGCATTAAAGTGGAGCAAGTTACGAACTTACGTAAAAAGCTACACGCTGTAGAGTCTGAGATGAAGGTTGTGCGCAACACATTAGCGAAGCGCGCGTTCAAAGATCATCCGAAAGTAGAAGGTGCTTTTGACTCAACAATGGTTGGAACGAATGCAATCGTATTCGCATTCAACGAAGTTGTTGGCGTTGCAAAAACACTAGCTGATTTCGCGAAAGATGTTGAGGCTCTTAAGATCAAAACAGGTATTATGGACGGAGAAGCTCTTGATCAAAATAAGATCAAGTTCTTGGCTACATTACCAGGTAAAGATCAATTACGCGCTCAATTCCTGTGCTTGTTAAAAGAACCAAGTGCAAGATTGGCACGTGTATTAAACGAATATGCTACAAAGAATGGCGCACCAGCGGCTGAAGCTGCTCCTGCACCAGAAGCATAG
- the rpoB gene encoding DNA-directed RNA polymerase subunit beta: MNQTPITASNLRIRKSFAKNKQVIEIPNLIELQKRSYEAFLQRETDPDRRGDEGLNGVFKSVFPISDFNNTSSLEFVSYTLEPAKYDVDECRQRGMTFAAPIKVTLRLIVFDIDEETEARSIRDVKEQEVYLGEIPLMTANGSFIINGTERVVVSQLHRSPGVFFDHDGGKNNASGKLIYSARVIPYRGSWLDVEFDQKDVIHVRIDRRRKFPVTILLKALGYNVEQLLEYFYDLDEIVVKGKSLYRKLDIERMSGQRAIADIVDPKSGEVLVKAGRRITRAIVKKVKDLNLTEVEVQPQDLEGKVLAKPLIDESTGEIIADANNELTVSIIKKAVSAGIENFYLIFFDGLTVGPFLRNTLLVDKVNNKEEALIEIYKRLRPGEPPVMEAAEAYFNRLFFDAEAYDLSEVGRIKINHKFGISMEECPPSFRVLTHKDILSTVRHLIDLKNGRGVVDDIDHLGNRRVRSVGELLENQYRVGLVRMERAIKERMSLQDVETMMPHDLVNAKPVNAVVKEFFGSSQLSQFMDQTNPLSEITHKRRLSALGPGGLTRDRAGFEVRDVHPTHYGRICPIETPEGPNIGLIASLSTYARINSYGFIETPYRKVEGGRVSSEIHYMSALEEGGHFIAQAPTDEKYSKELGQGNLTVRRDGEYELVDREKVSLMDVSPSQLVSIAASLIPFLEHDDANRALMGSNMQRQAVPLLKSRAPLVGTGVERLVARDSGTSVVSSNDGIVEEVDASRIVVRRLAKGGELGANVDIYNLTKYQRTNQNTCFNQKPIVKKGDKVFKGDIIADGPSTELGELALGQNILVAFTPWMGYNFEDSILISERLLKEDTYTSVHIEEFECIARDTKLGKEEITRDIANVGEEALKDLDTSGIIRIGAEVKPGYILVGKVTPKGETQLSPEEKLLRAIFGEKAGDVRDTSLRVPSGVYGTVIDAQVYSREGADRDERLASIIEEKRIKLEKDLVIEQNVIRNNAIEKLREIVIGKKTTGILLNEDGSVKLLNKGQDITSADLETIPFELLSYLPLEQDLEFQVSKIIDGARNQLDAVKLVFNEKIDRLKKGDELPPGVIKMVKVYVAIKRKLQVGDKFAGRHGNKGVVSKVLPQEDMPYLADGTPVDMVLNPLGVPSRMNIGQILEVHLGWAAHNLGKQIQEQLEKFDADSMRAKMKEIYQDTDISAKVDKADETSLKKMAVAIKDGIHVGTPVFDGAHESDMRDLLKKAELATTQSILIDGRTGEPFSNAVTVGIMYMLKLHHLVEEKIHARSIGPYSLVSQQPLGGKAQFGGQRLGEMEVWAIEAYGAAYSLQEFLTVKSDDVAGRTRMYESIVRGENILEPGLPESFNVLIKELQSLAMNVELVESDILTDDEPLTDDPESNANEPVQH, translated from the coding sequence ATGAACCAAACTCCGATTACTGCATCTAATCTGAGAATTAGAAAATCGTTCGCAAAAAATAAACAAGTTATTGAAATTCCAAATCTGATCGAATTGCAAAAAAGATCATACGAAGCTTTCTTGCAAAGAGAAACTGATCCAGATCGTCGTGGTGATGAAGGTCTGAATGGTGTTTTTAAATCAGTATTTCCAATCTCTGATTTCAATAACACTTCGTCTTTAGAGTTCGTAAGTTACACTCTTGAGCCAGCTAAGTACGACGTAGACGAGTGCCGTCAACGTGGTATGACTTTCGCTGCTCCGATCAAAGTAACTCTACGTCTTATCGTTTTTGATATTGATGAAGAAACAGAAGCTCGCAGCATCCGCGATGTAAAAGAACAAGAAGTTTATCTGGGTGAAATCCCATTGATGACAGCTAACGGTTCTTTCATCATCAACGGAACTGAGCGTGTTGTTGTTTCTCAATTACACAGATCTCCGGGTGTTTTCTTTGACCACGATGGTGGTAAGAACAACGCTTCTGGTAAATTAATCTACTCTGCACGCGTGATTCCATACCGTGGTTCTTGGTTAGACGTTGAGTTCGACCAAAAAGACGTTATCCACGTTCGTATCGATCGTCGTCGTAAATTCCCTGTAACAATCTTGTTAAAAGCATTGGGTTACAATGTTGAGCAATTACTTGAGTACTTCTACGATCTAGATGAAATCGTAGTTAAAGGTAAATCTTTATATCGTAAGCTAGATATCGAAAGAATGTCTGGTCAAAGAGCGATTGCTGATATCGTGGATCCAAAATCAGGCGAGGTTCTGGTTAAAGCGGGTCGTCGTATCACACGTGCTATCGTTAAAAAAGTAAAAGACTTGAACTTAACTGAAGTTGAAGTTCAACCTCAAGATTTAGAAGGCAAAGTATTAGCTAAGCCTTTAATCGATGAGTCAACAGGTGAAATCATTGCAGATGCAAACAATGAATTAACTGTTTCAATTATTAAAAAAGCAGTTTCTGCTGGTATTGAAAACTTCTACTTAATTTTCTTCGATGGTCTAACTGTTGGTCCATTCTTAAGAAATACTTTGTTAGTTGATAAAGTTAACAACAAAGAAGAAGCTTTAATAGAAATCTACAAACGTCTACGTCCTGGTGAGCCTCCAGTAATGGAAGCGGCTGAAGCTTATTTCAATCGTCTATTCTTCGATGCAGAAGCGTATGACTTATCAGAAGTTGGTCGTATTAAAATCAATCACAAATTCGGTATCTCGATGGAAGAATGTCCTCCGAGCTTCCGCGTTTTAACTCATAAAGATATCTTGTCGACTGTAAGACACTTGATCGATCTGAAAAATGGTCGTGGTGTTGTTGATGATATCGATCACTTAGGTAATCGCCGTGTTCGTTCTGTGGGTGAGCTTTTAGAAAACCAATACCGCGTAGGTTTGGTTCGTATGGAAAGAGCCATCAAAGAGCGTATGTCATTGCAAGACGTAGAAACGATGATGCCACATGACTTAGTTAACGCTAAGCCAGTGAATGCCGTAGTGAAAGAGTTCTTCGGTTCTTCTCAATTATCTCAGTTCATGGATCAAACAAATCCATTATCTGAGATCACTCACAAACGTCGTCTATCTGCACTTGGACCCGGAGGTCTGACTCGTGACCGCGCTGGTTTCGAAGTACGTGACGTACATCCGACGCATTACGGACGTATTTGCCCGATCGAGACTCCAGAGGGACCAAACATCGGTCTTATCGCGTCTTTGTCGACTTATGCTCGTATCAACAGCTATGGTTTCATCGAGACTCCGTACCGCAAAGTTGAAGGTGGACGTGTTTCATCTGAAATTCACTACATGTCAGCTCTTGAAGAGGGTGGACACTTTATCGCTCAAGCTCCGACTGATGAAAAATACAGTAAGGAATTGGGACAAGGTAACTTAACTGTACGCCGTGATGGTGAGTACGAGTTAGTTGACCGTGAAAAAGTATCTTTGATGGACGTTTCTCCGTCACAGTTGGTTTCTATCGCAGCTTCTTTGATCCCATTCTTAGAGCATGATGATGCCAACCGTGCCTTGATGGGATCGAACATGCAACGTCAAGCGGTGCCTCTGTTGAAATCTCGCGCTCCATTGGTTGGTACTGGCGTTGAGCGCTTAGTGGCGCGTGACTCTGGAACTTCAGTTGTTTCTTCTAACGATGGTATCGTGGAAGAAGTGGATGCTTCTCGTATCGTGGTTCGTCGTCTTGCTAAAGGCGGTGAATTGGGAGCGAACGTTGATATCTACAACTTAACGAAGTACCAACGTACAAACCAAAATACATGTTTCAATCAAAAACCAATCGTTAAAAAAGGTGATAAAGTCTTCAAAGGCGACATCATCGCGGATGGTCCATCTACAGAGTTAGGTGAATTGGCACTTGGACAAAACATCCTTGTCGCGTTCACTCCTTGGATGGGTTACAACTTCGAGGATTCTATCTTGATTTCAGAAAGACTTCTGAAAGAAGACACGTACACTTCAGTTCACATTGAAGAGTTCGAATGTATCGCTCGTGACACTAAATTAGGTAAAGAAGAGATCACACGTGATATCGCTAACGTTGGTGAAGAAGCGTTAAAAGATCTTGATACTTCAGGTATCATCCGTATCGGTGCAGAAGTTAAACCGGGTTACATCTTAGTTGGTAAAGTAACTCCTAAAGGTGAAACTCAGTTATCACCTGAGGAGAAATTATTACGCGCGATCTTCGGTGAAAAAGCCGGTGACGTTCGTGATACATCTTTACGTGTTCCATCTGGTGTTTACGGAACTGTTATCGATGCGCAAGTTTACTCTCGTGAAGGTGCTGACCGCGACGAGCGTTTAGCTTCTATCATCGAAGAAAAACGTATCAAATTAGAAAAAGATCTTGTTATCGAACAAAACGTTATCCGCAATAACGCTATCGAAAAATTGCGTGAAATCGTGATCGGTAAGAAAACAACTGGTATTCTTCTAAATGAAGATGGAAGTGTTAAGCTTTTAAATAAAGGCCAAGACATCACATCTGCAGACTTAGAAACAATTCCATTTGAGCTTTTGAGCTACTTACCTCTTGAGCAAGATTTAGAATTCCAAGTTAGCAAAATCATCGATGGCGCTCGTAACCAATTAGATGCTGTTAAGTTAGTATTTAATGAAAAAATCGACCGCTTGAAAAAAGGTGACGAGTTACCTCCAGGCGTAATCAAAATGGTTAAAGTTTACGTTGCTATTAAACGTAAATTGCAAGTCGGTGATAAATTCGCCGGACGTCATGGTAATAAGGGTGTTGTTTCAAAAGTATTACCTCAAGAAGACATGCCTTACTTAGCTGACGGAACTCCGGTTGACATGGTTCTGAACCCGCTGGGCGTACCTTCGCGTATGAATATCGGTCAGATCCTTGAAGTTCACTTGGGTTGGGCCGCTCATAACTTGGGTAAACAAATCCAAGAACAATTAGAAAAATTCGATGCAGACTCTATGAGAGCTAAAATGAAAGAGATCTACCAAGATACTGACATTTCAGCAAAAGTAGATAAAGCAGACGAGACTTCATTGAAGAAGATGGCAGTTGCAATCAAAGATGGTATCCACGTTGGAACACCGGTATTTGATGGTGCGCATGAATCTGATATGCGTGATCTGTTGAAGAAAGCTGAGTTAGCGACAACTCAATCTATCTTGATTGATGGTCGTACGGGCGAGCCGTTCAGCAACGCGGTTACAGTCGGTATCATGTACATGTTGAAACTTCATCACTTGGTTGAAGAGAAGATCCATGCTCGTTCAATTGGACCTTACTCTCTAGTTTCTCAGCAGCCACTTGGCGGTAAAGCGCAATTCGGTGGTCAGCGTTTAGGGGAAATGGAAGTTTGGGCGATCGAAGCTTACGGTGCTGCTTACTCACTACAAGAGTTCCTGACTGTTAAGTCGGATGACGTAGCGGGTAGAACTCGTATGTACGAAAGTATCGTACGCGGCGAGAACATCCTTGAGCCGGGATTGCCAGAGTCATTTAACGTATTAATCAAAGAACTTCAGTCGTTAGCGATGAACGTGGAATTGGTTGAGTCAGACATCTTAACAGATGACGAGCCTTTAACTGATGATCCAGAGTCAAACGCAAATGAACCGGTTCAACACTAA
- the rplA gene encoding 50S ribosomal protein L1 — protein MGKKFVEASKKVDSTKKYSFEDGIKLAVDTAPAKFDESIDVAVRLGIDPKQSDQQVRGAIALPHGLGKTVRVVVFAKGPKENEAKAAGADYVGAEDLVEKINGGWLDFDKCIASPDMMATVSKVAKVLGPRGLMPNPKVGTVTMNVGEAVTAEKKGKLDFRVDKAGIVHVSIGRKSMGADKLKDNFNAFIQAIVKAKPATSKGTYLRSLSVASTMGPGIKLDANQAMAGSAD, from the coding sequence ATGGGTAAAAAATTCGTAGAGGCTTCTAAAAAAGTCGATTCAACAAAAAAATACTCTTTCGAAGATGGTATCAAACTAGCTGTAGACACTGCTCCAGCTAAATTTGACGAGTCTATCGACGTAGCTGTTCGCTTGGGTATTGACCCTAAGCAATCAGATCAACAAGTTCGTGGTGCTATCGCATTACCTCACGGTTTAGGTAAAACTGTACGTGTAGTTGTATTTGCTAAGGGCCCTAAAGAAAATGAAGCAAAAGCTGCTGGTGCTGATTATGTCGGAGCTGAAGACCTAGTTGAGAAAATCAATGGCGGTTGGTTAGATTTCGATAAATGTATCGCATCTCCAGATATGATGGCGACAGTTTCTAAAGTAGCTAAGGTTCTTGGACCTCGTGGTTTGATGCCAAACCCTAAGGTTGGAACTGTAACTATGAACGTTGGCGAAGCTGTTACAGCTGAGAAAAAAGGTAAGTTAGATTTCCGCGTTGATAAAGCAGGTATCGTACATGTTTCTATCGGACGTAAATCAATGGGCGCTGATAAATTGAAAGACAACTTCAATGCTTTCATTCAAGCGATCGTTAAAGCTAAGCCTGCTACATCTAAAGGTACTTACTTAAGATCTTTAAGCGTAGCTTCAACTATGGGTCCTGGTATCAAACTTGATGCAAATCAAGCGATGGCTGGATCTGCAGATTAG
- the rpoC gene encoding DNA-directed RNA polymerase subunit beta' has protein sequence MRDLLNFFDKPKDPLSFDAVRISLASPEMIREWSFGEVKKPETINYRTFKPERDGLFCAKIFGPIKDYECLCGKYKRMKYRGVICEKCGVEVTQTKVRRERLGHIELSSPVAHIWFLRSLPSRIGNLLNLSLKDVEKVLYCESYIVIDPMETTLEEGAVLSEEAYQAALNEFGPSFKAGMGGESVREMLRKIDCEYLSRKLRMELKETKSEAGIKKLSKRLKVVEAFKGSSNKPEWMMLEALPVLPPDLRPLVPLDGGRFATSDLNDLYRRVINRNNRLKRLQELNAPDIIIRNEKRMLQEAVDALLDNGRRGKTFTGPNKRPLKSLSDMLKGKQGRFRQNLLGKRVDYSGRSVITVGPTLKLHQCGLPKKMALELFKPFVYNKLEEKGLATTIKQAKRLVDQETVEVWDILAEVVKEHPVLLNRAPTLHRLGIQAFEPVLHEGKAIQLHPLVCTAFNADFDGDQMAVHVPLSVEAQVEARVLMMSTNNILSPANGKPIINPSQDVVLGLYWMTRIRPGAKGTGKVFASVQEATYAYEAGLVDIQAACKVKIKGKIEETSVGRAILSDAVPKEVPFASINTVMSKKAIAALIDTTFRHAGAKATCILADQIMQLGFKYSTLAGLSISLDDMIIPESKAGMIADAEKHVEEIQQQYDEGLITDGERYNKVVDIWAQTSDKVAKEMMSQIEKQKFVVDGKEIVGPSFNPIYVMADSGARGSFNQLRQLGGMRGLMAKPSGEIIETPITANFREGLTVLQYFISTHGARKGLADTALKTANSGYLTRRLVDVAQDVVVSEIDCGTTEGLDIIPVYEAGEIIQGIGERILGRTPLHDIVDPTNNTILVKANSEIDETAVKKIDDLGIEKVTIRSALTCEAKRGVCVKCYGRDLARGATVNLGETVGIIAAQSIGEPGTQLTMRTFHLGGAASRSVEQSVHTSRYEGTLKLVNVQSVRNRNGKLTVMNRNGQALVIDETGRERENFKLVYGTVLSYNEGDKVAKGATVAEWDPYSNPIISEVTAKIQFQDIVEGVTMSEQVDPVTGFATKVITESKSSDNKPTVLLVDESGKVLNLPGREIPARYMIPVGAQLLVTDAQDVHAGDVIAKMHRETSKTKDITGGLPRVAELFEARKPKEAAIISEIDGYVTFGKDVKGKQRVIVTPEIGEQREYLIPKGKHVAVREGEFVRAGEALMDGPTNPHDVLAVLGANALSAYLVNEVQEVYRLQGVGINDKHVEVIVRQMLRKVEVIDAGDTRFLSGEQVERTTFNAENERVLREGGQIATAKSLLLGITKVSLSTESWISAASFQETTKVLTEAAINSKTDHLRGLKENIIMGRLIPAGTGLTSYKRWKVVVTEDEEMESAALPMGG, from the coding sequence GTGAGAGATTTATTAAATTTTTTCGACAAACCAAAAGATCCACTTTCGTTTGATGCCGTTAGAATTTCATTGGCTTCGCCTGAAATGATCCGTGAATGGTCATTCGGTGAAGTTAAAAAACCAGAAACAATCAATTACCGTACGTTCAAACCTGAGCGTGACGGTTTGTTCTGTGCTAAAATTTTCGGTCCAATCAAAGATTATGAATGCCTATGCGGTAAATACAAACGTATGAAATACCGCGGTGTTATCTGTGAAAAGTGTGGCGTTGAAGTTACACAAACTAAAGTTCGTCGTGAGCGCTTAGGTCACATCGAGCTTTCGTCTCCGGTAGCGCACATCTGGTTCTTAAGATCATTGCCTTCACGTATCGGTAACTTACTTAACCTTTCATTGAAAGATGTTGAGAAGGTTCTTTACTGTGAATCATACATCGTGATTGATCCGATGGAGACAACACTTGAAGAAGGTGCTGTTCTTTCTGAAGAAGCGTACCAAGCAGCTCTTAATGAGTTCGGTCCAAGCTTCAAAGCGGGTATGGGCGGCGAGTCTGTACGTGAGATGTTGCGTAAAATTGACTGCGAGTACTTGTCTCGTAAGTTAAGAATGGAATTGAAAGAAACAAAATCAGAAGCGGGTATTAAAAAATTATCTAAGCGTCTGAAAGTAGTTGAAGCGTTCAAAGGTTCTTCTAATAAGCCCGAATGGATGATGTTAGAAGCGCTTCCTGTATTGCCACCTGATTTACGTCCATTGGTTCCATTGGATGGCGGTCGTTTCGCGACTTCAGATCTAAATGATCTTTATCGCCGCGTAATCAATCGTAATAATCGTTTGAAACGTCTTCAAGAGCTGAACGCTCCGGATATCATCATCCGCAATGAAAAACGTATGTTACAAGAAGCGGTTGATGCATTATTGGATAATGGTCGTCGTGGTAAAACATTTACTGGTCCGAATAAACGTCCTCTTAAATCTTTAAGTGACATGCTTAAAGGTAAACAAGGTCGTTTCCGTCAAAACTTATTGGGTAAACGTGTGGACTACTCTGGTCGTTCGGTTATTACCGTTGGACCAACACTGAAATTACATCAGTGCGGTTTACCTAAGAAAATGGCGTTAGAACTTTTCAAACCATTTGTTTACAACAAATTGGAAGAAAAAGGTTTGGCGACTACAATCAAGCAAGCAAAACGCTTAGTAGATCAAGAAACTGTAGAAGTATGGGATATCTTGGCTGAAGTGGTAAAAGAGCATCCAGTATTACTGAATCGTGCTCCTACTCTTCACAGACTAGGTATCCAAGCTTTCGAACCTGTATTACATGAAGGTAAAGCAATCCAATTGCATCCGTTAGTGTGTACTGCGTTCAATGCCGACTTCGATGGTGACCAAATGGCCGTTCACGTTCCGTTGTCAGTAGAAGCGCAAGTGGAAGCTCGCGTGTTGATGATGTCGACGAACAACATCTTGTCTCCAGCCAATGGTAAACCAATCATCAATCCATCTCAGGACGTTGTCTTGGGATTGTACTGGATGACTCGTATCCGCCCAGGTGCTAAAGGCACGGGTAAAGTATTCGCATCTGTTCAAGAGGCGACATACGCATACGAAGCAGGTTTGGTTGATATTCAAGCGGCTTGTAAAGTTAAAATTAAAGGTAAAATCGAAGAGACTTCTGTAGGTCGCGCTATTCTTTCTGACGCTGTTCCTAAAGAGGTGCCATTCGCGTCTATCAATACAGTGATGAGTAAAAAAGCGATTGCTGCATTGATCGATACAACTTTCCGTCACGCAGGTGCGAAAGCAACTTGTATCTTAGCTGACCAGATCATGCAGTTGGGTTTCAAATACTCAACATTAGCAGGTCTTTCGATTTCATTGGATGACATGATCATCCCTGAATCAAAAGCGGGTATGATTGCCGATGCTGAAAAGCATGTTGAAGAAATTCAACAGCAATACGATGAAGGTTTGATTACAGATGGTGAGCGCTACAATAAGGTAGTGGATATCTGGGCACAAACTTCAGACAAAGTTGCTAAAGAGATGATGAGTCAGATCGAAAAGCAAAAATTCGTTGTTGATGGCAAAGAAATCGTAGGCCCTTCATTCAATCCTATCTATGTCATGGCTGACTCGGGAGCCCGTGGTTCCTTCAATCAGTTGCGTCAGTTGGGTGGTATGCGTGGTCTAATGGCGAAACCTTCTGGTGAGATCATCGAGACTCCGATCACGGCGAATTTCCGTGAAGGTTTAACGGTTCTTCAGTACTTCATTTCAACTCACGGTGCGCGTAAAGGTTTGGCCGATACCGCTCTTAAAACTGCGAACTCAGGTTACCTGACTCGTCGTTTAGTTGACGTAGCTCAAGACGTAGTTGTTTCTGAAATCGACTGCGGAACGACTGAAGGCTTAGATATCATTCCTGTATACGAAGCTGGTGAAATCATTCAAGGTATCGGCGAGCGTATTTTAGGTCGTACGCCGTTACATGATATCGTTGATCCAACTAACAACACTATCTTGGTTAAAGCGAATAGCGAAATCGATGAAACTGCTGTTAAGAAAATCGATGATTTAGGTATCGAAAAAGTAACCATCCGTTCAGCTTTAACTTGTGAAGCTAAACGTGGTGTTTGTGTGAAATGTTATGGCCGTGATTTAGCTCGTGGTGCGACTGTTAACTTAGGTGAAACAGTTGGTATTATTGCGGCTCAATCTATCGGTGAGCCGGGTACTCAGTTAACGATGAGAACGTTCCACTTAGGTGGTGCGGCATCTCGTTCAGTTGAGCAATCAGTTCATACATCTCGTTACGAAGGTACTTTAAAACTTGTTAACGTTCAGTCTGTTAGAAACCGCAACGGTAAATTGACAGTGATGAATCGTAACGGACAGGCTTTAGTTATCGACGAAACAGGTCGTGAGCGTGAGAACTTTAAATTAGTTTACGGTACTGTATTAAGCTACAACGAAGGCGACAAAGTGGCTAAAGGCGCAACTGTTGCTGAGTGGGATCCATATTCTAATCCGATTATCTCTGAGGTAACGGCTAAGATTCAATTCCAAGATATCGTTGAAGGTGTGACGATGTCAGAGCAGGTTGACCCTGTTACTGGTTTCGCTACTAAAGTTATTACAGAGTCAAAATCTTCTGATAACAAACCGACAGTATTGTTGGTTGATGAGAGTGGAAAAGTATTGAACTTGCCAGGTCGTGAGATCCCAGCTCGTTATATGATTCCAGTTGGAGCTCAGTTGTTAGTGACTGACGCACAAGATGTACATGCCGGTGACGTTATTGCGAAAATGCATCGTGAAACATCTAAAACAAAAGATATCACGGGTGGTCTTCCGCGTGTTGCTGAGTTATTCGAAGCACGTAAACCTAAAGAAGCTGCTATCATCTCTGAAATCGATGGTTATGTAACTTTCGGTAAAGACGTAAAAGGTAAACAACGTGTAATCGTTACTCCTGAAATCGGTGAGCAACGTGAATACTTGATTCCTAAAGGTAAACACGTAGCGGTACGTGAGGGTGAGTTTGTAAGAGCCGGTGAGGCGCTTATGGATGGACCAACGAATCCGCATGACGTATTAGCGGTATTGGGTGCTAACGCATTGTCAGCGTACTTAGTGAACGAAGTTCAAGAAGTTTACCGCTTGCAAGGTGTGGGTATCAATGACAAGCACGTTGAAGTCATCGTTCGTCAAATGTTACGTAAAGTTGAAGTTATTGACGCTGGAGACACTCGCTTCTTATCTGGTGAACAGGTAGAGCGCACAACTTTCAATGCTGAAAATGAACGTGTATTAAGAGAAGGCGGACAAATCGCAACAGCGAAATCGCTACTACTTGGTATCACAAAAGTTTCATTGAGCACTGAAAGCTGGATTTCAGCGGCATCTTTCCAAGAAACGACAAAAGTTTTAACGGAAGCTGCAATCAACTCAAAAACTGACCACTTACGTGGCCTAAAAGAAAACATCATCATGGGTCGCTTAATCCCTGCGGGAACAGGTCTAACGTCTTATAAACGTTGGAAAGTTGTTGTGACTGAGGATGAAGAGATGGAATCAGCAGCATTGCCAATGGGTGGCTAG
- the nusG gene encoding transcription termination/antitermination protein NusG, whose protein sequence is MEKKWYIINVQTGCESTAKTAIEERIKSNKMEAQFGDILIPAESVVELVKGQKTTKSRKFFPGYIFVNMVLSDQTWHLVKNSSKVSGFVGAGTGGAKTRPPEVPEAEVMRVTQQMAGLAEKPKAKANFSVGEQVTVVDGPFSNFNGTVEDINEEKAKVKVLVSIFGRPTPVELDFIQVEKN, encoded by the coding sequence ATGGAAAAAAAATGGTACATCATTAACGTGCAAACTGGTTGTGAATCGACTGCAAAAACTGCAATCGAAGAAAGAATCAAATCTAACAAAATGGAAGCGCAGTTTGGTGATATTCTTATTCCGGCTGAAAGCGTTGTTGAGTTAGTTAAAGGGCAAAAAACAACGAAGTCTCGTAAGTTTTTCCCTGGTTATATTTTTGTAAACATGGTTCTGAGCGATCAGACATGGCACTTAGTTAAGAACTCTTCTAAAGTGAGTGGCTTCGTAGGAGCAGGTACTGGTGGCGCTAAAACTCGTCCTCCAGAGGTTCCAGAAGCTGAAGTTATGCGTGTGACTCAGCAGATGGCTGGTTTAGCTGAAAAACCAAAAGCAAAAGCGAACTTCTCTGTGGGTGAGCAAGTAACTGTAGTTGATGGCCCATTCAGTAACTTCAATGGAACTGTAGAAGACATCAATGAAGAAAAAGCTAAAGTTAAAGTTTTAGTAAGTATCTTTGGACGTCCAACTCCTGTTGAGTTGGATTTCATTCAGGTAGAAAAAAATTAG